A portion of the Paenibacillus marchantiae genome contains these proteins:
- a CDS encoding non-ribosomal peptide synthetase, with product MDEAKQFWENVLGNESYPATDITMRVHPYTLSEGQGLVRRTMDQQTVELLKQKCKHNDSLIFTYLLTIWNTMFGQYTRSRRTAVGIPNMKSNYRIPQVSLTLPYFQEWKAETSLKEVLIEAKSKLDTLYEHASIPPFVEKNNQPMDTLYNVIIGYEPLHGSNSIDSLSQKYPIVLWMSSALDELAISAAYQADFSEEQVRAMLRHYEQLLFNSLKGSSDVRISELSMLSQEEHTQIAYVFNERKIVEEPELPLAKLFEKYTLRFSQRRAVQDPDEALTYEQLAERSDHIAYALLAQGLRPGEVVACICERSVNTVSSLLGILKAGGVFLPIDPSSPAGRVEYMYKDSGARMALVSAKMVSKTEQFESKILIIEDVIQFAYEKNQEFPSVPVHQGACIIYTSGTTGEPKGILFEHQMLIHHTSAYGKYVVSYEEPKHIGLIAPYFFDAFLEAVFYGLFNGHTLIVISEETQRDGRLLMEYLGDNEVHMLNCTPTHIRILMSCPPHLFQNSHLELLLIGGEPLKESLVHEIRENFRQNAPNIINCYGPTECCIEVTAYNVVETSDLPGNAIPIGKPIKNVGAYILGPNNEILPVGVIGELCFSGDKLAKGYIGKPAESDRVFMPSPFVSGETLYKTGDLAMWLADGNIVFIKRIDSQVKVRGNRVELNEIEWVLQQHSQVKEAVVLHQNEELFAFLVMKDNSALMELEKGIKGKLPSYMQPKSFTFLESFPTNANGKLDKKALYQLVKSEVSDNGHSELITNTEKALGTIWNNVLGIETVGREDHFFERGGHSLSAAVLSGQIYKEFQKNVSIKQLFATPELYHLAKFIDDSEKEMNTPISPAPVAAFYPLSLVQERLFIIHSAHPDSTAYNMPGIIEIKGALDRQRLDMALERLILKNEILRTKFEVHDYEPVQRIVDSTKFSLDWHQLNYDKLQSFIDSFVKPFDLANAPLFKVTVVELDKDRFYVLFDMHHIIADGRTSQILVQEIFELYNGTDVPEKMIQYKDYAYWEKEHTNSSEYFHLKDFWMKYMGGVLPQLSLPYDYDRNEHQTFTGSVCFKEIKGETVHMLKQLSKKNETTMFMNILTAYYVLLNKYSGDQEFIVGTTSSIRDDSNLDMVMGPMINAIPIRQNVDPEVTFSKLLDQVKENVVNVYEHKSYPFHQLVENISFDRMNNQNPIFNTMVIMHQFKEDFDTVVEEMTIKPVAFENKTSKMDLSLELTEHQDSMTICFEYNTQLFAQSTIERLANHFIELLDRIAQKPDECIKTYSLLSTDEQNWQIYELNRNEVSLSFERPIHHLIREQARINPERIAIREGNEKWNYRELMQQADALTNQLVMRGASAGKIVGIMMERSSSLIASILAVLQTGAAYLPIDPMYPEERISYILEDSQCFALISDKPVEKLVGECKFNLIVNSELEPFVETQCDAIPEINILEPAYIIYTSGSTGQPKGVMISHRSLLNYSLWAAKVYVSGEKDIAFPLYSSIAFDLTITTLFTPLITGNSIVVYNDPPEESLKRIIQDNLVDIIKLTPSHLRLMKEMELEGNRIKRFIVGGEALETKLARDIESIYGKGTIKIYNEYGPTETTVGCMICELESDYNSPFVSIGVPADNTKVYVLDKYLNPCPLSVIGELYISGLGVGMGYIGQEELTRERFIPNPFENGEWMYRTGDLAKLMPDGNLAYVGRIDTQVKVRGYRIELGEVEHYLNQNPNIKESVVFVENDSIGGYALIACVVPTQSNSSDVLKNVEEELQLYLPRYMIPDQIYIMDEIPYTLNGKVDRKALAKKQISTNLKTKESTDISDPERMDTLTTALSEMWTSLLNVSEISINDNFFDLGGHSLKAIMLLSRIKKKFEVEISLESFFANPTIEMLSELVVSRQKPVIPAIKPVENQGHYPLTSAQVRLYFLQQFNNGTVYNIVENFVIEGNLEKEKFESALRKMIERHEILRTSFHFTEQDGLVQMVHDPDRVKPFLEWCKTSDISEYEQPFDLSVAPLFRTRVVRLGMERHEIKFDFHHIIFDGISMEYFIRDFVSFYNAKHELPPLKIQYRDYSIWQEAFLQTETYAQQEKYWLEQLSGELPVLAFPTDFPRPIVKSFKGATFRFEADSSVSSQFSQLCKQNGITLYMGLISLFGSTLYRYTQQEDILIGTPLAGRKQQELEGVIGMFVNTTVLRLALTGEMTYTQLIEAVKRNTIQMLEYQDVPFEQLVERLHVERDTSRNPIFDVMFALQNYDDGGLAIQDSITIVPVSPEMGSSKFDLTLFAWEENEQISFCFEYSTDLFEEQTIKRLSTHFMNLMRDVIRQPNAPIAHLNMLADHEKRHLNVDIRSSGKETQPITLYHWFEQQCEHTPEAVALIHDDIQLTYSELHRRTQTVAGALALKGAEAGTIVGVMMERSPEMIISILAVLQTGAAYLPLDPEYPDQRLQYMLDDSMTDVLMTDNQTSTKMLAEFQGQRFNVQDIEYDYVSETISGSYPDTEALAYVIYTSGSTGNPKGVKVSHAAIFNTLKWRINHYSFGLGDNTLQVPSLSFDSSVEDIFCALLSGATLTLMSSKDRLDVTALTKIAERHKITHFLMVPSMYAAILETKPDFNYLKSVTVAGESVHAHLVNNHFALFPDVRLFNEYGPTECSVCTTVHEFKAEDTQIRIGKPIDNMEVYILDNHERIVPIGVPGELYITGKGLSKGYLNDDVKTSQRFVHVTELPNQLLYRSGDRGRWLSDGTLEYWGRTDNQVKIRGYRVELEEIERSAMQMDCVTQAVAVMKKTDDSQRLVLYVIMDVSEPIEDSQLKKELAQKLPPFMTPEDVIFLNEFPRTANGKIDKLELSLREDLTGLIDRPMENESLNQTEAVLFDAWNIVLKHHHISRHDNFFEVGGNSLLLIQLHARLNEAFSGLLTITDYFTYPTLREMAQYLDDTVTGKEGSRTNEASRVTLGSDLAAMGLSDGAMYRVILAEEKVSILNEMAKGMAVDIQDITFAIWVYTLNQYAQLENISIDLGVSEDSIVHCDVHLPEFESLEELVSYLYEKRYDPKSNKHDFEMHYPDGEASILYTWKSSSSLYQKYDITLLAQENEEGLTIQFIGSSRIREQTIQEITELYVAMISAVCDQVSNNTTV from the coding sequence ATGGATGAAGCAAAACAGTTTTGGGAAAACGTGCTGGGGAACGAATCATATCCAGCTACAGATATAACCATGCGAGTACACCCGTACACCTTGTCGGAAGGACAAGGATTGGTTCGAAGAACAATGGATCAACAGACAGTCGAGCTTTTGAAACAAAAATGTAAACATAATGATTCATTAATATTTACTTATCTTCTAACCATATGGAATACGATGTTTGGTCAGTATACAAGAAGTAGACGTACCGCCGTTGGTATTCCTAATATGAAATCTAATTACAGAATCCCTCAAGTGAGCCTGACGTTACCTTACTTTCAAGAATGGAAGGCCGAGACTAGTTTAAAAGAAGTGTTGATCGAGGCCAAAAGTAAACTTGATACTTTGTATGAACATGCGTCAATTCCTCCATTCGTTGAAAAAAATAATCAGCCAATGGACACACTGTACAACGTAATTATCGGCTATGAACCTCTTCATGGAAGCAACAGCATAGATAGTCTCTCACAAAAGTATCCGATCGTTCTTTGGATGAGTAGCGCGTTGGATGAATTGGCAATAAGCGCAGCTTATCAAGCCGATTTTAGTGAAGAGCAAGTGCGAGCGATGTTGCGTCATTATGAACAACTACTTTTTAATTCACTTAAAGGTTCATCGGACGTCAGAATAAGTGAACTGTCAATGTTATCGCAGGAGGAACATACACAAATAGCATATGTGTTCAACGAAAGAAAAATAGTGGAGGAACCAGAATTACCGCTAGCTAAGTTGTTTGAGAAGTATACTCTTAGGTTTTCCCAGCGGAGAGCCGTACAAGATCCAGATGAAGCATTAACTTACGAACAGCTGGCTGAACGCTCAGATCATATCGCTTATGCTTTGCTGGCTCAAGGCTTGAGACCAGGAGAGGTAGTTGCTTGTATCTGTGAACGATCTGTTAATACCGTTTCCAGTTTGTTGGGGATACTTAAAGCGGGTGGCGTTTTCTTACCCATTGACCCGTCATCTCCAGCAGGAAGAGTGGAATACATGTATAAAGATAGTGGGGCTAGAATGGCTCTTGTCTCGGCAAAAATGGTCTCCAAAACGGAGCAATTTGAATCTAAGATCCTAATCATAGAGGATGTAATACAGTTTGCTTATGAAAAAAATCAAGAATTCCCCTCTGTTCCTGTCCATCAAGGTGCATGCATTATATACACATCTGGAACTACAGGAGAGCCGAAAGGCATTTTGTTTGAACATCAGATGTTAATACATCACACTAGTGCTTATGGTAAATATGTTGTTTCATACGAAGAGCCTAAACATATTGGTTTGATTGCACCTTACTTTTTTGATGCTTTTTTGGAAGCTGTATTCTATGGCTTGTTTAACGGACATACCCTCATAGTCATATCTGAAGAAACTCAACGAGACGGTAGATTATTAATGGAATACTTAGGGGATAACGAAGTTCATATGTTGAATTGTACACCTACACATATTCGCATATTAATGTCTTGTCCTCCTCATTTATTTCAGAATTCCCATTTAGAATTACTTTTAATTGGGGGAGAGCCTTTAAAGGAATCTTTAGTTCATGAGATTCGAGAAAATTTTAGACAAAATGCGCCAAACATTATTAATTGTTATGGACCAACAGAATGCTGCATTGAGGTAACGGCTTATAACGTGGTTGAGACATCAGACTTACCGGGGAACGCCATCCCTATAGGTAAGCCTATAAAAAACGTTGGTGCATACATTCTTGGGCCTAACAATGAAATTTTGCCTGTTGGGGTCATAGGTGAACTCTGCTTTAGTGGAGACAAACTGGCTAAAGGGTATATCGGAAAACCTGCGGAATCTGACAGGGTCTTCATGCCTTCGCCATTTGTATCAGGTGAAACATTGTACAAAACCGGTGATTTAGCGATGTGGCTCGCTGACGGTAACATTGTATTTATTAAACGCATAGATTCACAAGTCAAGGTCCGGGGTAATCGAGTTGAACTCAACGAAATTGAATGGGTTCTTCAACAGCATAGCCAGGTTAAAGAAGCGGTGGTATTACATCAGAATGAGGAACTTTTTGCGTTCCTTGTTATGAAAGATAACTCTGCATTGATGGAGCTTGAAAAGGGAATTAAAGGAAAACTTCCATCATATATGCAACCTAAAAGCTTTACATTTTTAGAGTCTTTCCCCACAAATGCCAATGGAAAGTTGGATAAAAAGGCGTTATACCAGTTGGTGAAATCAGAAGTTTCCGATAATGGGCATTCAGAACTCATAACAAATACCGAGAAAGCACTTGGAACGATATGGAATAATGTACTAGGAATCGAAACAGTAGGCAGAGAGGATCACTTCTTTGAGCGGGGCGGACATTCTCTAAGTGCGGCTGTATTGAGCGGTCAAATATATAAAGAATTCCAGAAAAATGTATCGATTAAACAATTGTTTGCGACACCTGAGCTGTATCATTTGGCAAAGTTTATTGATGACAGCGAAAAGGAGATGAATACCCCAATATCGCCGGCTCCTGTGGCAGCGTTCTATCCATTATCGCTGGTCCAGGAGAGACTATTCATTATACACTCAGCCCATCCTGACAGTACGGCATACAATATGCCAGGGATCATTGAAATAAAAGGTGCTTTGGATCGTCAGCGGTTGGATATGGCTTTGGAAAGATTAATCCTGAAGAATGAAATACTCCGAACCAAGTTTGAAGTGCATGATTATGAACCTGTTCAACGTATCGTGGATAGTACAAAATTCAGTTTAGACTGGCATCAGCTTAACTATGATAAGCTTCAATCTTTCATTGATTCATTTGTGAAGCCTTTCGACTTGGCGAATGCTCCGCTATTCAAGGTAACTGTGGTCGAGTTGGATAAAGATCGGTTCTATGTCCTGTTTGACATGCACCATATTATCGCAGATGGACGAACCTCCCAGATTTTGGTTCAGGAAATATTTGAATTATATAATGGCACAGATGTTCCGGAAAAAATGATCCAATACAAAGACTATGCATACTGGGAGAAAGAGCATACGAATAGCTCTGAATACTTCCATTTAAAGGATTTTTGGATGAAATACATGGGTGGAGTTCTTCCCCAATTGTCTTTACCTTATGATTATGATCGTAACGAACATCAAACGTTCACAGGCTCCGTATGTTTCAAGGAGATTAAAGGCGAGACCGTACACATGCTTAAACAGCTTTCCAAGAAAAATGAAACCACAATGTTTATGAATATCCTTACTGCTTACTATGTATTATTGAACAAATATTCAGGAGATCAAGAATTTATCGTAGGAACAACTTCATCTATACGCGATGATAGCAACCTGGATATGGTTATGGGACCGATGATTAATGCCATACCTATTCGGCAAAACGTTGATCCCGAGGTTACCTTCTCGAAGTTGCTAGATCAGGTGAAGGAAAACGTGGTGAATGTATATGAGCATAAGAGCTATCCATTCCACCAACTGGTAGAAAATATTTCATTTGATCGGATGAACAACCAGAATCCTATATTTAATACCATGGTCATTATGCATCAGTTTAAGGAAGACTTTGATACCGTAGTCGAAGAGATGACGATCAAACCTGTAGCATTCGAAAATAAAACTTCAAAGATGGATCTTTCATTGGAGTTAACAGAACATCAAGATAGCATGACAATTTGCTTTGAATATAACACGCAGTTATTTGCTCAAAGCACTATAGAGAGATTAGCCAATCATTTTATTGAACTTTTAGATCGTATTGCGCAAAAACCTGATGAATGTATCAAAACATATAGCCTTCTTTCTACAGATGAGCAAAATTGGCAAATCTACGAATTGAACCGTAACGAAGTTTCATTATCATTCGAGAGACCAATACATCATCTGATTAGAGAGCAGGCAAGGATAAATCCTGAACGAATTGCAATACGAGAAGGAAATGAAAAGTGGAATTACAGGGAACTGATGCAGCAAGCGGATGCTTTAACCAATCAATTGGTAATGAGGGGCGCTAGTGCTGGGAAAATTGTCGGCATCATGATGGAAAGATCCTCTTCATTGATTGCAAGTATTTTGGCGGTGCTTCAAACGGGAGCAGCCTATTTACCAATAGATCCAATGTATCCTGAAGAGAGAATCAGTTACATTTTGGAAGATAGTCAATGTTTTGCATTAATTAGCGATAAACCTGTTGAGAAATTAGTAGGTGAGTGCAAATTCAACTTGATTGTAAATTCAGAATTGGAACCTTTCGTGGAAACTCAGTGTGATGCTATACCCGAAATTAACATTCTCGAACCAGCGTACATCATTTATACATCAGGTTCTACTGGACAACCCAAAGGCGTAATGATTAGTCACCGGTCATTGTTGAATTATTCTTTATGGGCTGCCAAGGTGTATGTAAGCGGAGAAAAGGATATCGCCTTCCCTTTATATTCTTCAATCGCTTTTGATTTGACGATTACCACTTTATTTACACCATTGATCACAGGAAATAGCATTGTCGTATACAACGATCCACCCGAGGAGTCTCTCAAACGGATCATTCAGGATAACTTGGTCGATATTATCAAATTAACTCCGTCCCATCTGCGGCTAATGAAAGAAATGGAACTTGAGGGCAATCGCATTAAACGTTTCATTGTCGGGGGAGAAGCTCTGGAAACCAAGCTAGCTCGTGATATTGAGTCGATATATGGTAAGGGTACAATCAAAATATATAACGAATATGGTCCAACCGAAACAACCGTAGGTTGCATGATCTGTGAGTTGGAGTCTGATTACAATTCACCATTCGTTTCTATAGGTGTGCCAGCGGACAATACAAAAGTCTATGTTTTGGATAAGTATCTCAATCCTTGTCCTTTAAGCGTGATTGGAGAATTGTATATCTCCGGATTGGGAGTTGGGATGGGGTATATTGGACAAGAAGAACTCACAAGAGAGCGCTTCATTCCAAATCCATTTGAAAACGGAGAATGGATGTATAGAACGGGGGATTTGGCCAAGTTAATGCCGGATGGCAATCTTGCATATGTGGGTAGGATAGATACCCAGGTCAAAGTAAGAGGATATCGGATTGAACTAGGCGAAGTGGAGCATTATTTGAATCAGAACCCAAATATTAAGGAGTCAGTAGTATTCGTTGAGAATGATTCTATTGGTGGATATGCATTAATAGCTTGTGTAGTACCGACTCAATCAAACTCTTCAGATGTTTTGAAAAACGTCGAAGAAGAGTTGCAATTGTATTTACCCCGGTACATGATACCGGACCAAATATATATTATGGATGAAATTCCGTACACTTTAAATGGAAAAGTGGATCGTAAAGCTCTCGCCAAAAAACAGATTTCTACCAATCTTAAAACGAAGGAAAGCACAGATATATCTGATCCAGAACGTATGGATACGTTGACAACGGCATTATCTGAGATGTGGACTTCTTTATTAAATGTTTCGGAGATAAGCATCAATGATAATTTCTTTGATCTAGGTGGGCACTCGCTTAAAGCAATCATGCTCCTCTCCAGAATCAAAAAGAAATTCGAAGTTGAGATTAGTTTGGAATCGTTCTTTGCCAATCCAACAATTGAGATGTTATCGGAACTTGTTGTGAGCCGCCAAAAACCAGTTATTCCAGCAATTAAACCTGTCGAGAACCAAGGTCATTACCCGTTGACATCTGCACAAGTGAGATTATATTTTCTTCAACAATTCAATAATGGAACCGTTTATAACATCGTTGAAAACTTTGTTATTGAGGGTAACTTAGAGAAAGAAAAGTTCGAGTCTGCCTTGAGAAAAATGATTGAACGACACGAAATTTTACGAACCAGTTTTCATTTTACAGAACAGGATGGTTTGGTACAAATGGTTCATGATCCAGACCGTGTTAAACCATTTTTGGAATGGTGCAAAACGTCGGATATCTCTGAATATGAACAACCTTTCGATTTATCTGTTGCGCCATTATTTAGAACAAGAGTGGTCCGATTGGGAATGGAGCGCCATGAAATAAAATTTGATTTCCATCATATTATTTTTGATGGTATTTCTATGGAGTATTTTATCCGTGACTTTGTGAGTTTTTACAATGCAAAACATGAACTTCCTCCACTTAAGATTCAGTATCGAGATTATTCCATATGGCAGGAAGCGTTTTTACAAACGGAAACCTATGCTCAACAGGAGAAGTATTGGTTGGAACAATTGTCTGGAGAATTGCCTGTTCTGGCTTTTCCGACAGATTTTCCAAGGCCAATTGTAAAAAGCTTCAAAGGAGCAACTTTTCGATTCGAGGCAGATTCGTCCGTATCATCCCAATTTTCACAGTTGTGTAAACAGAACGGAATTACATTATATATGGGACTGATTAGCCTCTTTGGATCAACCCTGTACCGCTACACTCAACAAGAAGATATTTTAATAGGGACACCTCTAGCTGGAAGAAAGCAGCAGGAATTGGAAGGTGTTATAGGGATGTTTGTAAATACGACAGTACTTCGTCTTGCACTTACAGGAGAAATGACCTATACACAACTGATAGAAGCAGTCAAAAGAAATACCATTCAGATGTTAGAGTATCAAGATGTTCCTTTTGAACAATTGGTTGAACGTCTCCATGTGGAGAGGGACACTTCGCGTAACCCCATTTTTGATGTTATGTTTGCTTTGCAAAATTATGATGATGGGGGCCTTGCAATTCAAGACTCCATAACAATTGTACCTGTAAGTCCAGAAATGGGAAGTTCAAAATTTGATTTGACACTGTTTGCTTGGGAGGAAAATGAACAGATCTCGTTCTGTTTTGAATACAGTACTGATCTTTTCGAAGAACAAACGATTAAACGTCTATCGACGCATTTTATGAATTTAATGCGCGATGTTATTAGACAGCCCAATGCGCCTATAGCACATTTAAATATGCTTGCAGATCATGAGAAGAGACATTTGAATGTGGATATTCGTTCTAGCGGGAAGGAAACCCAACCCATAACACTCTATCACTGGTTTGAACAGCAGTGTGAGCATACGCCAGAGGCTGTTGCATTAATTCACGATGACATTCAACTTACGTATTCCGAATTACATCGGCGTACTCAGACGGTGGCCGGAGCGCTTGCTTTAAAAGGAGCTGAAGCAGGGACGATTGTGGGTGTGATGATGGAGCGTTCCCCAGAAATGATTATCTCGATTCTGGCGGTGCTTCAAACGGGAGCAGCTTACTTGCCATTAGATCCCGAATATCCCGATCAACGTCTGCAATACATGCTGGATGATAGCATGACGGATGTGTTGATGACGGATAATCAAACCAGCACAAAGATGCTTGCAGAATTTCAGGGACAGCGCTTTAACGTGCAGGATATCGAATACGATTATGTATCGGAGACTATTTCTGGAAGTTATCCGGACACCGAAGCATTAGCCTATGTCATCTATACTTCTGGATCAACAGGAAATCCAAAGGGAGTCAAGGTAAGCCATGCAGCCATTTTTAATACGCTGAAATGGAGAATAAACCATTATTCGTTTGGGTTAGGTGATAATACACTTCAAGTACCTTCTTTATCCTTTGATAGTTCTGTAGAAGATATTTTCTGTGCATTATTGTCAGGAGCAACGTTGACATTAATGTCGTCGAAGGATCGATTGGATGTTACAGCACTAACTAAAATTGCAGAGCGACATAAAATTACTCATTTTCTGATGGTCCCTAGTATGTATGCCGCTATATTGGAAACTAAGCCGGATTTCAATTATCTTAAATCGGTAACTGTAGCTGGAGAATCAGTTCATGCGCATCTCGTAAACAATCATTTTGCATTATTCCCTGACGTGAGGTTGTTTAATGAATATGGGCCAACCGAATGCAGTGTTTGTACGACAGTTCATGAATTCAAGGCAGAAGATACACAAATTCGCATTGGAAAACCTATCGATAACATGGAAGTTTATATTCTGGATAACCATGAAAGAATAGTACCCATTGGAGTACCTGGAGAACTGTATATAACAGGAAAGGGCCTTTCCAAAGGTTATTTGAATGACGATGTAAAAACGAGTCAACGTTTTGTTCATGTAACCGAATTGCCAAATCAATTATTGTATCGTTCGGGTGACCGGGGGAGATGGTTATCAGATGGTACACTGGAATATTGGGGTAGAACTGACAATCAGGTGAAAATCAGGGGATATCGGGTTGAGCTTGAAGAGATTGAACGCAGTGCAATGCAGATGGACTGTGTTACACAAGCTGTTGCAGTAATGAAGAAAACCGATGACAGCCAACGTCTTGTTCTTTATGTCATCATGGATGTGAGCGAGCCAATAGAAGATTCACAATTAAAGAAAGAACTTGCTCAGAAATTACCACCATTTATGACACCCGAAGATGTGATATTCCTGAATGAATTCCCTCGAACGGCTAATGGGAAGATTGATAAGTTGGAGTTGTCCTTGCGTGAGGATCTTACGGGTTTGATTGATCGTCCAATGGAGAATGAGTCGTTGAACCAAACGGAGGCTGTTTTGTTTGATGCATGGAACATTGTATTAAAACATCATCATATAAGCAGACATGACAACTTCTTTGAGGTTGGTGGTAACTCGCTCCTGCTAATACAGCTGCATGCCAGACTAAATGAAGCATTCTCGGGATTGTTGACGATTACGGATTATTTCACTTATCCAACCCTTCGAGAAATGGCTCAATATCTGGATGACACAGTTACGGGTAAGGAAGGGTCCCGAACCAATGAGGCAAGCAGAGTTACTTTGGGAAGCGACCTTGCCGCTATGGGATTATCGGATGGAGCAATGTATCGGGTGATTTTGGCTGAGGAGAAGGTAAGTATTTTGAATGAAATGGCTAAAGGCATGGCTGTGGATATTCAAGATATTACGTTTGCTATTTGGGTATATACACTGAATCAGTATGCTCAATTGGAGAATATCTCCATTGATTTAGGGGTTTCCGAAGATTCTATCGTGCATTGTGATGTTCACTTGCCTGAATTTGAAAGCTTGGAGGAATTGGTGAGCTATCTCTATGAAAAAAGATATGATCCGAAGTCAAACAAACATGACTTTGAGATGCATTATCCAGATGGAGAAGCCAGTATTTTATATACATGGAAATCGTCCAGTTCCTTGTATCAAAAATACGATATTACATTGTTAGCACAAGAAAATGAAGAAGGACTAACCATTCAATTTATCGGCAGCTCCAGAATACGTGAGCAAACAATACAAGAGATTACCGAACTCTACGTCGCTATGATATCGGCTGTTTGTGACCAGGTTTCTAACAACACAACAGTTTGA